TGTCCCGCTTTATAAGACCTTCTTTGGCAAGAAACTTTGACTTGTGTTCAATGATTAATTCTTTTAGATTATTTTTATCCATAATATTTAATAAATAGTCAGGCCATACATTGCATTACTATTATAATATTTAGCAAAATATATTGCAATAGCAATGTAATATAATGATTTATTATATTGAACATATATAAATTCTCGAAGGGGGGGCTATGGAGAACTTCGGATAAAGGTACATCACTCTATTTTTTGATTGACTTACCCATTCATATCATTTAAACTGTTGCTAATTGAAAGTGATAACCAGTATCAAAATGCCATGTATATGACAATGTGCGTGGCTGAATTGAAAATACCTTATACATGCATAATCATGATAGCGGAACGGCTGTTGTAAGTGCTGATAAAAAGATTATTATAGTTGGAAATCCTAATGTAGGAAAGAGTGTTATCTTCGGCCTTCTTACAGGCAGATATGCAACAGTCTCAAATTATTCAGGTACCACTGTAACCATTACATCAGGAACAACCGTGCTGGACGGTGTGGACACCCCTGTAATAGATACCCCCGGCGTTAATAACCTTATTCCCATGTCAGAAGATGAGGTTGTAACAAGGGATATACTCCTTAGTGAAAATATCAGTCTTGTTGTACAGGTTGCTGATGCAAAGAACCTGAACAGGGGGTTATTGATAAGCCTCCAGCTTGCAGAGATGGGGCTCCCATTTTTCCTTGTACTTAATATGTGGGATGAGGCGAAGAGCCGCGGGATTGATGTTGATCTGAAAAGGCTCTCGGATGCTATCAGTGCAACGGTTATCCCTGCAGTAGGTGTTGAGAAAAAAGGTTTAAAAGAGATCAGGGACGCCCTTTCTGAGAAAAAATATCCTTCTATTAATATTAATTACGGTGTGATAATAGAAGATGCAATCAAAAAGTTAGAACCCTGTCTTCCAGAATCAAACATGTCAAACATATCTAGACGTTCCATTGCACTTATGCTTCTTGCAGGGGATGTAAGCATCATGAGATGGCTTGGAGGACTTAAAAATCAAGGCAGTACCTCTCTTTTAAATAATATTGAGACTATCCGTAAGGAGACGCAGGAAAAATTTTATGAACCACTTGGATATGTGATCAACCAGAGAAGGGTTAAAGTAACCCAGAAGATATTTTCAGATGTCATATCAAAGTACCGGACTGATAGAAGTACTGTTTATTCTCATCTTGGGAGATGGGCCATGCACCCTCTCTGGGGTATCCCTGTGCTTGCTGTCGTGCTCTTTCTTATGTATGAGTTCGTCGGGGTATTAGGGGCACAGACCTTTGTAGACCTGCTGGAGAACAGGTTGTTCGGCGGTTATATAAATCCGTTTCTTATATCCTTAACAGCCTCTTTTATTGCAGATTC
The DNA window shown above is from Nitrospirota bacterium and carries:
- the feoB gene encoding ferrous iron transport protein B, encoding MHNHDSGTAVVSADKKIIIVGNPNVGKSVIFGLLTGRYATVSNYSGTTVTITSGTTVLDGVDTPVIDTPGVNNLIPMSEDEVVTRDILLSENISLVVQVADAKNLNRGLLISLQLAEMGLPFFLVLNMWDEAKSRGIDVDLKRLSDAISATVIPAVGVEKKGLKEIRDALSEKKYPSININYGVIIEDAIKKLEPCLPESNMSNISRRSIALMLLAGDVSIMRWLGGLKNQGSTSLLNNIETIRKETQEKFYEPLGYVINQRRVKVTQKIFSDVISKYRTDRSTVYSHLGRWAMHPLWGIPVLAVVLFLMYEFVGVLGAQTFVDLLENRLFGGYINPFLISLTASFIADSFFKDLLVGEYGIITMALTYSIAIILPIVGTFFIAFGILEDSGYLPRLAIMVHKIFKLMGLHGKAVLPMVLGLGCDTMATLTARIMETRKERILVTLLLALGVPCSAQLGVILGMLGGVSFLVTLLWISIVVLVLFLVGLIASMVIKGEQSDFVFDIPPLRMPVLSNIIFKTFSRISWYLKEAVPLFILGTLILFTLDKLNVLKFMQVLASPVVVNFLGLPSKATDAFLIGFLRRDYGAAGLYALASAGQLNPNQILVSLVTITLFVPCVANLMVMIKERGLKTALAIVLFIFPFAFFVGGVVNFTLNLFRIKL